In the genome of Eggerthella sp. YY7918, one region contains:
- a CDS encoding YggS family pyridoxal phosphate-dependent enzyme yields the protein MGFVERYASTLEEVAVCCAAAKRDVKEVRVVAVSKTVGMEAVANAIEANAHDFGENRPDSLVEKASHFPEENWHFIGNIQSRRIPDIVRYATLVHSLYQRHHVAKFDAAAAALDKVQDVLLEVNVSGEASKSGLAPADVASMLAFCEDFSHVRVRGLMTMAPQGDTKVARRCFEDLARLQRELKTTLTPDRAAVFNELSMGMSEDWREAIAAGATIVRIGRALFDDTFEKDPYPGEDTTR from the coding sequence GTGGGATTTGTAGAACGCTACGCCAGCACGCTTGAAGAAGTGGCAGTTTGTTGCGCAGCGGCCAAGCGTGACGTGAAAGAGGTTCGCGTGGTAGCCGTTTCAAAAACGGTGGGCATGGAAGCTGTAGCAAACGCAATTGAAGCCAACGCGCATGATTTCGGGGAGAATCGCCCGGATTCCCTCGTTGAAAAAGCGTCGCATTTTCCTGAGGAGAACTGGCATTTTATCGGTAATATCCAGTCGCGACGCATTCCCGATATCGTGCGCTATGCAACGCTTGTCCATTCGCTTTACCAAAGACATCACGTGGCGAAGTTCGATGCGGCAGCGGCGGCGCTCGACAAGGTGCAAGACGTTCTTCTTGAGGTGAACGTATCGGGCGAGGCTAGCAAAAGCGGGCTTGCGCCTGCCGATGTTGCGAGCATGCTCGCGTTTTGCGAGGACTTTTCCCATGTGCGTGTGCGTGGACTGATGACCATGGCGCCGCAGGGAGATACGAAGGTTGCGCGCAGATGTTTTGAGGACCTTGCCCGGTTGCAACGTGAGCTTAAAACCACTCTTACGCCTGATCGTGCAGCTGTATTCAATGAGCTTTCTATGGGTATGAGCGAAGACTGGCGTGAGGCTATCGCCGCAGGCGCTACCATAGTGCGCATCGGTCGAGCCTTGTTTGACGACACGTTTGAGAAGGACCCGTATCCAGGCGAAGATACAACGCGGTAA
- a CDS encoding DUF167 domain-containing protein: MAADTTYLSVHVTPRAGRDEVAGVKTFPDGEAVCVRVCAPPDGGKANKAVCKLIAEALGIPKSRVNVNAGHTSRRKRLAVECASELVTGWVAALPQA; encoded by the coding sequence ATGGCTGCTGATACGACATATCTATCTGTGCACGTCACCCCGCGGGCGGGGCGTGACGAGGTTGCGGGAGTGAAGACGTTTCCCGACGGGGAGGCTGTCTGCGTGCGCGTGTGCGCCCCTCCCGACGGCGGCAAGGCCAACAAGGCCGTGTGCAAGCTTATTGCCGAGGCGCTGGGCATTCCGAAGTCGCGGGTGAATGTGAATGCCGGCCATACCTCACGCCGCAAACGACTGGCGGTTGAATGCGCTTCTGAATTGGTAACTGGGTGGGTTGCGGCGTTGCCGCAAGCGTAA
- a CDS encoding thiamine diphosphokinase, which produces MATCALVGAVDFNAEDFRTRYDAGEFDFVIAVDAGFAYLDEMGVEPDMAVGDFDSLGYVPKCRRVSRFPVKKDKSDMELAMEKAVSWGHDELVIYGALGARLDHTIANLQLFARFSEREVYVTAIGDTYAVRLLTGPDVFELPALEAGTVSVFAANDLVQGVIERGMEYSLDDEPLSNRTSRGLSNELTGEEATVAVEEGTLYIFYPLR; this is translated from the coding sequence ATGGCCACGTGCGCTTTGGTTGGTGCGGTTGACTTCAATGCGGAAGATTTTCGCACGCGCTATGACGCGGGCGAGTTTGACTTTGTGATTGCGGTGGACGCGGGGTTTGCGTATCTCGATGAAATGGGCGTCGAGCCCGATATGGCAGTGGGGGACTTCGATTCGCTTGGATACGTGCCGAAGTGCCGCCGCGTGTCGCGTTTTCCGGTAAAGAAGGATAAAAGCGACATGGAGTTGGCCATGGAGAAGGCGGTATCCTGGGGTCATGATGAGCTGGTGATCTACGGTGCCCTGGGTGCTCGGCTCGATCACACCATTGCGAATCTTCAGTTGTTCGCTCGCTTTTCTGAGCGCGAGGTTTATGTGACGGCTATTGGCGACACCTACGCGGTGCGTTTGCTCACCGGGCCGGATGTGTTTGAGCTGCCGGCGCTTGAGGCGGGTACGGTGTCGGTGTTTGCGGCCAACGACCTCGTGCAGGGCGTCATCGAGCGCGGTATGGAATACTCGCTTGACGACGAACCGCTTTCCAATCGCACATCGCGAGGACTCTCCAATGAACTCACCGGCGAAGAAGCCACCGTCGCTGTCGAGGAGGGTACCCTCTACATATTCTATCCTTTGCGTTGA
- a CDS encoding YggT family protein → MLGLKYLIVSLADAYSMVIFVYIILSWFPTDRGILADIYRILGKVCDPYLNLFKKLIPPIGGMVDVTPIIALLVLQFGVRLLVNLF, encoded by the coding sequence ATGCTAGGCCTAAAATATCTTATCGTCTCGCTTGCCGATGCGTACAGCATGGTGATTTTCGTTTACATCATTCTGTCGTGGTTTCCTACCGATCGCGGCATTTTGGCTGATATCTATCGCATTCTTGGCAAAGTATGCGACCCGTATCTAAATTTATTCAAGAAACTCATACCTCCGATTGGAGGTATGGTGGACGTTACTCCCATCATTGCTCTGCTTGTATTACAATTCGGAGTACGATTACTTGTTAACTTGTTTTAG
- a CDS encoding DivIVA domain-containing protein produces MAITSADIHNQSFSVDRKGYDVDEVDVFLEHVADEIDDLNAQIAQLESQVDDGRFDGFDTPARIAGDEDALAAKDERIADLERQLEAKKADDNAIAQALIIAQRSADEIIATANAQAAASVKDAEDEAQRILDKAEADKQKVLDAIKKLEDDREDAREEYQDLLTDFISDATRKLADIGGTVPTAAAAVGSAHARPVVSPSVSTTGRVSAPAQAPINRDGAGAYTAPQATGAVVAPATPKPSAVEKDLSGFGDADDGFEFEEID; encoded by the coding sequence ATGGCAATCACATCGGCTGATATCCACAACCAAAGTTTTTCGGTTGATCGAAAGGGCTACGACGTCGACGAAGTCGATGTGTTCCTTGAGCATGTGGCCGACGAGATCGATGACCTGAACGCTCAAATCGCTCAGCTTGAAAGCCAGGTGGACGATGGGCGTTTCGACGGCTTCGACACGCCTGCCCGTATTGCGGGCGACGAGGATGCCCTCGCTGCGAAAGACGAGCGCATCGCCGACTTGGAGCGTCAGCTTGAGGCGAAGAAGGCTGACGACAACGCTATCGCGCAGGCGCTCATCATCGCTCAGCGTTCTGCCGACGAGATTATCGCTACGGCCAACGCGCAGGCGGCCGCTTCTGTGAAGGATGCCGAGGACGAGGCGCAGCGTATTCTCGACAAAGCAGAAGCCGACAAGCAGAAGGTGCTCGACGCCATCAAGAAGCTTGAGGACGATCGCGAGGACGCACGCGAGGAATATCAGGATCTGCTGACCGACTTTATCAGCGATGCCACGCGCAAGCTTGCCGACATTGGCGGCACGGTTCCCACTGCGGCTGCGGCTGTTGGCAGCGCGCATGCGCGTCCTGTTGTTTCCCCCAGTGTCTCGACGACGGGCCGCGTGAGCGCTCCTGCTCAGGCTCCTATCAACCGTGATGGTGCTGGTGCCTACACCGCGCCGCAGGCAACCGGTGCTGTTGTGGCTCCGGCCACACCGAAGCCTTCCGCAGTGGAGAAGGACCTCTCCGGTTTCGGTGACGCTGACGACGGCTTTGAGTTTGAAGAAATCGACTAG
- a CDS encoding cell division protein SepF yields the protein MTVGNETKQVKDMELPKIGKSDRGMFDGIKSKLGFAEPDRGFDERYGDEYGDDYGDYGDYGEYGPDYQDDYNDAAPEGSRYDPYAPVTTRASRGGSSSRASGSSLPKLVSIDDVRARTQVPDSLNRDPLPPRRVTTPSTAYRGERTMVDASMPDPRSASAQVGGGRRERSESLGNLFSQTAAAAADLSQNSAADPASTQPSMTSAGASTAGGAFDPYEAYAGAGSTKHNPTRSLTVIKPASYGEVERVAKALKAGDAVVLALRNTPDNLAKRILDFSFGVSSALDASVDCVADKVFVITRGQALSDAEKMTLRNQGVL from the coding sequence ATGACCGTCGGAAATGAAACGAAGCAGGTGAAGGATATGGAACTTCCAAAAATTGGCAAATCGGATCGGGGAATGTTCGACGGTATAAAATCGAAGCTCGGGTTCGCCGAGCCTGACCGCGGCTTTGATGAACGCTATGGTGACGAGTATGGCGATGACTATGGCGACTACGGGGACTACGGCGAATATGGTCCCGATTACCAGGATGACTACAACGATGCAGCTCCTGAAGGTTCGCGGTATGATCCCTATGCTCCGGTGACCACTCGCGCGTCTCGCGGAGGTTCTTCGTCGCGTGCCTCGGGTTCGTCGTTGCCCAAGTTGGTGTCGATTGACGATGTGCGTGCCCGCACGCAGGTTCCCGATAGCCTTAACCGCGACCCCTTGCCGCCACGCCGTGTGACAACGCCTTCCACGGCCTATCGTGGCGAGCGCACAATGGTCGACGCTTCGATGCCCGATCCTCGGAGCGCCTCTGCTCAGGTGGGCGGTGGGCGACGCGAACGCTCCGAAAGCTTGGGAAACCTGTTTTCTCAAACCGCCGCAGCGGCTGCCGATCTTTCTCAGAACAGTGCTGCGGATCCTGCCTCGACGCAGCCGTCTATGACGTCGGCTGGAGCTTCGACGGCGGGCGGGGCCTTTGATCCGTACGAGGCGTATGCGGGGGCCGGTTCGACTAAGCATAACCCCACACGCTCCCTCACGGTTATCAAGCCTGCGAGCTACGGGGAAGTCGAACGGGTTGCCAAAGCGCTCAAAGCGGGCGATGCGGTGGTGCTGGCATTGCGCAATACGCCCGACAACTTGGCAAAACGCATACTCGATTTCTCGTTCGGCGTTTCAAGCGCCCTCGATGCGAGCGTGGACTGCGTTGCCGACAAGGTTTTTGTTATTACCCGCGGGCAGGCGCTGAGCGATGCGGAAAAAATGACCTTGCGCAATCAGGGCGTGTTGTAA
- the thiC gene encoding phosphomethylpyrimidine synthase ThiC — MTHHEASSARTCVGAPPPPNNVLTQNNVAHFRTITQIDAARAGTVTREMALVAEKEGRDPEFIREGVAVGRIAIPANIHHASLSPEGVGGGLRTKVNVNLGISGDLADEAQEWKKVDVALELGAEAIMDLSNSGKTAAFRRALIEKSPAMIGTVPMYDAIGYLEKPLIGIKASDFLDVVRAHAEDGVDFVTIHAGMNRRVIESFRETGRLTNIVSRGGSLIFAWMEATGNENPFYEFYDEVLAILHEHDCTISLGDAMRPGSTYDATDAGQIAELIEIGKLTKRAWDAGVQVMVEGPGHMALDEIAANMKLEKRLCHDAPFYVLGPLVTDIAPGYDHITAAIGGAVAAASGADFLCYVTPAEHLRLPDAADVREGLVATKIAAHAADIAKGVPGARDRDNRMSDARRRVDWDGMFAEALDPARARTYFESAPPSTDGTCTMCGEMCAMRTVNQIMEGLTVDLGKS; from the coding sequence ATGACGCATCATGAAGCGTCGTCGGCGCGTACGTGCGTTGGCGCACCGCCACCACCCAACAACGTTCTCACACAGAACAACGTGGCTCATTTTCGCACCATCACGCAAATCGACGCGGCGCGTGCGGGAACCGTCACCCGCGAAATGGCCTTGGTGGCCGAAAAAGAGGGCCGCGATCCTGAATTCATCCGCGAGGGCGTGGCCGTCGGCCGCATCGCCATTCCCGCGAACATCCATCACGCGTCGCTTTCGCCGGAAGGCGTGGGCGGCGGCCTGCGCACGAAGGTGAACGTAAACTTGGGGATCTCGGGCGACCTCGCCGACGAGGCGCAGGAGTGGAAGAAGGTGGACGTGGCGCTTGAACTGGGCGCCGAGGCCATCATGGACTTGTCGAACAGCGGCAAGACGGCCGCCTTCCGTCGCGCACTCATCGAGAAGTCGCCGGCCATGATTGGCACCGTGCCTATGTATGATGCCATCGGATACCTGGAAAAGCCACTCATCGGCATTAAGGCGTCCGACTTCCTCGACGTCGTGCGTGCGCATGCCGAGGACGGCGTCGACTTCGTCACCATCCATGCCGGTATGAATCGCCGGGTCATCGAGTCGTTCCGCGAGACGGGCCGCCTCACGAACATCGTGAGCCGCGGCGGGTCGCTCATCTTCGCGTGGATGGAGGCCACCGGCAACGAGAACCCCTTCTACGAGTTCTACGACGAGGTGCTGGCCATCCTGCACGAGCACGATTGCACCATCAGCCTGGGCGACGCGATGCGCCCCGGAAGCACCTACGACGCCACCGACGCAGGCCAGATCGCCGAGCTCATCGAGATCGGCAAGCTCACGAAGCGTGCGTGGGACGCCGGCGTGCAGGTGATGGTGGAGGGCCCCGGCCACATGGCGCTCGATGAGATTGCCGCCAACATGAAGCTGGAGAAGCGCCTGTGCCACGATGCGCCCTTCTACGTGCTGGGGCCGCTTGTCACCGACATTGCGCCGGGGTATGACCACATCACGGCCGCCATCGGCGGGGCCGTGGCCGCCGCTTCGGGCGCCGACTTCCTCTGCTACGTCACACCCGCCGAGCACTTGCGCTTACCCGACGCGGCCGATGTGCGCGAAGGCCTTGTGGCCACAAAGATTGCCGCGCACGCCGCCGACATCGCGAAAGGTGTGCCCGGTGCCCGCGACCGCGACAATCGCATGAGCGACGCCCGCCGCCGCGTGGACTGGGACGGCATGTTCGCCGAAGCCCTCGACCCTGCCCGTGCGCGCACCTATTTCGAAAGCGCCCCACCCTCAACCGACGGCACCTGCACCATGTGCGGCGAAATGTGCGCTATGCGCACTGTCAACCAAATAATGGAGGGATTGACGGTTGATTTAGGAAAAAGTTGA